From one Primulina huaijiensis isolate GDHJ02 unplaced genomic scaffold, ASM1229523v2 scaffold38149, whole genome shotgun sequence genomic stretch:
- the LOC140968851 gene encoding chaperone protein dnaJ 8, chloroplastic-like, with translation MAAAVGCSSTSNSWSQLKDSNSSLRNLRNNNKKKFRVSCVSSSPAVSDPYKTLRIDPGASESEVKKAFRRLALQYHPDVCRGNNCGVQFHQITEAYNVVMSNLREPEVETYDSEVGEGTVDQEWDLWEEWMGWEGAGIRDYSSHINPYI, from the exons atggCCGCTGCTGTGGGTTGTAGTTCTACATCTAATTCTTGGAGTCAATTGAAGGATTCCAATTCATCGCTGAGAAATTTGAGGAATAATAACAAGAAAAAATTCAGGGTGTCGTGCGTTTCTTCCTCACCGGCCGTTAGTGATCCGTACAAGACGCTGAGGATCGACCCTGGTGCTTCTGAATCTGAGGTTAAGAAAGCATTTAGACGCCTCGCTCTTCAG TATCATCCTGATGTATGCCGAGGAAACAACTGCGGAGTCCAATTCCACCAGATTACCGAGGCTTATAAT GTTGTGATGAGCAATTTGAGAGAACCAGAGGTGGAGACGTACGATTCGGAGGTGGGCGAGGGCACGGTGGATCAAGAGTGGGATCTGTGGGAAGAATGGATGGGATGGGAAGGAGCTGGTATCCGGGACTATTCATCCCACATCAATCCTTACATTTGA